The sequence below is a genomic window from Corynebacterium afermentans subsp. afermentans.
GGGAAGTATGCCAGTTCCCAGTGCTAAGGCCCGCACTTCATGGCACACTGGGTGGCGGTCACAGGTTTTGTGTGCGCCCGTAAGCGGTGCTCGCGAGGATTGTGCACGCGGGCACCAGGACCCGTTAGGCCCTGGTGGACGACATCTCTACGCAAATTTTTGAAAGGTTTCACCATGGCAACCGGTACCGTGAAGTGGTTCAACGCCGAAAAGGGCTTCGGCTTCATCGCCCCGGACGACGGCTCCTCCGACGTCTTCGTCCACTACTCCGAAATCCAGGGCTCCG
It includes:
- a CDS encoding cold-shock protein, translated to MATGTVKWFNAEKGFGFIAPDDGSSDVFVHYSEIQGSGFRTLEENQQVEFEVGEGAKGPQAQQVRAL